In Streptomyces chartreusis, the following proteins share a genomic window:
- a CDS encoding polysaccharide lyase 8 family protein, with protein sequence MTPTRRAFLYAAALTATFAQAAGTPARAADSDPYDGLRLRWLDIALGTGYDPATEPYASRLAETGTLARGFRATMAPAPNSLWPGHPFDPPAGITQSYGRLWTMTQAYSRQGTGSTADLGLLADILRGLDHLSTTVYNPSTTRYGNWWEWQIGSPRLLTDITAALYDHLGEDRIAAACAAVDHFIPDAMLTDYSGTSTGANRVDLCRSVALRGVLGRTPAKIALARDALSPVFPYVTRGDGLYADGSFVQHTWVAYSGTYGQVLLDGLGRLFALLAGSEWEVTDPNRQIVLDSVERAYAPLIHDGLVLDAVNGRAISRGYLKSDDRQVMRSDHYHGQGIIAAIALLADGASAAERERWYGRVKGWIQRDTVTPILTARQFDVADLARLHAVAESPVPAAAEPVGHHLFAAMDRAVHRRPRFVANIAMASDRIAHYECGNGENPRGWHTGAGMLSWWADGTGDQYTDWYWPTVDWYRLPGTTVSTRRLPDRAGGEWGAPKPAVRWVGGTTDGEYAAIGQHLKGLGSTLEARKSWFCAADAVICLGAGITCTDGVPVETVVDNRNLGENGTQALLRGPGWAHLAGHGGWVVPYGELRTLREERTGAWADINTTSTIERRTRRWQTLWLEHGTDPTDAAYVYLLMPGARRAEVAARAADRTWLSVLANDAGRQAVRVPSLGLTAANFWQPGTAGDLTASAGASVLLRRRGRTATLCVSEPPRTGEPLEIVWDHPVRRILRADESVEILATGRRLRVRVTPGMVCATHRCEVALA encoded by the coding sequence ATGACTCCGACGCGCCGTGCCTTCCTGTACGCCGCCGCCCTCACCGCGACCTTCGCCCAGGCCGCCGGAACCCCGGCCCGCGCGGCGGACTCCGACCCCTACGACGGGCTCCGCCTGCGCTGGCTCGACATCGCCCTCGGCACCGGTTACGACCCGGCGACGGAGCCGTACGCCTCCCGCCTCGCGGAGACCGGCACCCTCGCGCGCGGCTTCCGCGCCACGATGGCCCCCGCCCCGAACTCGCTGTGGCCCGGTCACCCCTTCGACCCGCCCGCCGGCATCACCCAGAGCTACGGCCGCCTGTGGACGATGACCCAGGCCTACAGCCGGCAGGGCACCGGCTCCACCGCCGACCTCGGCCTGCTCGCCGACATCCTGCGCGGCCTCGACCACCTCTCCACCACCGTCTACAACCCCTCCACCACCCGCTACGGCAACTGGTGGGAGTGGCAGATCGGCAGCCCCCGCCTGCTGACCGACATCACGGCGGCGCTGTACGACCACCTCGGCGAAGACCGCATCGCCGCAGCCTGCGCGGCCGTCGACCACTTCATCCCCGACGCGATGCTCACCGACTACTCCGGCACCTCCACCGGGGCCAACCGCGTCGACCTGTGCCGCAGCGTCGCCCTGCGCGGCGTCCTCGGCCGCACCCCGGCGAAGATCGCACTCGCCCGGGACGCGCTCTCCCCGGTCTTCCCGTACGTCACCAGGGGCGACGGCCTCTACGCCGACGGCTCCTTCGTCCAGCACACCTGGGTCGCCTACTCCGGCACCTACGGCCAGGTCCTCCTCGACGGCCTCGGCCGGCTCTTCGCGCTGCTCGCCGGATCCGAGTGGGAGGTGACCGACCCGAACCGGCAGATCGTCCTCGACAGCGTCGAGCGGGCCTACGCGCCCCTCATCCACGACGGTCTGGTGCTGGACGCCGTCAACGGCCGTGCGATCAGCCGGGGTTACCTCAAGAGCGACGACCGGCAGGTGATGCGCAGCGACCACTACCACGGACAGGGCATCATCGCCGCGATCGCACTGCTCGCGGACGGCGCGAGCGCGGCGGAGCGCGAGCGCTGGTACGGCAGGGTCAAGGGCTGGATCCAACGGGACACCGTCACGCCGATCCTGACGGCTCGTCAGTTCGACGTCGCCGACCTCGCCCGCCTGCACGCCGTCGCCGAGTCGCCGGTTCCCGCGGCCGCCGAACCCGTCGGCCACCACCTCTTCGCCGCGATGGACAGGGCGGTGCACCGCCGCCCGCGCTTCGTCGCGAACATCGCCATGGCGAGCGACCGCATCGCCCACTACGAGTGCGGCAACGGCGAGAACCCGCGCGGCTGGCACACCGGCGCCGGAATGCTCTCCTGGTGGGCCGACGGCACGGGCGATCAGTACACGGACTGGTACTGGCCGACCGTCGACTGGTACCGCCTGCCCGGCACGACCGTCTCCACCCGCCGCCTCCCCGACAGGGCCGGCGGCGAGTGGGGTGCGCCCAAGCCCGCCGTGCGATGGGTCGGCGGCACCACCGACGGCGAGTACGCGGCGATCGGACAGCACCTCAAGGGGCTGGGGTCGACGCTGGAGGCCCGCAAGTCGTGGTTCTGCGCCGCGGACGCCGTGATCTGCCTGGGCGCCGGGATCACCTGCACGGACGGCGTGCCCGTCGAGACCGTCGTCGACAACCGCAACCTGGGGGAGAACGGCACCCAGGCCCTGCTGCGCGGCCCCGGCTGGGCCCACCTCGCCGGCCACGGCGGCTGGGTGGTGCCGTACGGCGAACTGCGCACCCTGCGCGAGGAGCGCACCGGCGCCTGGGCCGACATCAACACCACCAGCACCATCGAGCGCCGCACCCGCCGCTGGCAGACCCTGTGGCTGGAGCACGGCACCGACCCGACGGACGCGGCCTACGTCTATCTGCTCATGCCCGGCGCCCGCCGCGCGGAGGTGGCCGCCCGTGCCGCCGACCGGACATGGCTGTCGGTCCTCGCCAACGACGCCGGCCGCCAGGCGGTCCGTGTCCCCTCCCTGGGGCTGACGGCCGCGAACTTCTGGCAGCCGGGCACGGCCGGTGACCTCACCGCCTCCGCGGGCGCGAGTGTGCTGCTCCGGCGCCGGGGCCGTACCGCTACGCTCTGCGTGAGCGAGCCGCCGCGCACCGGCGAGCCGCTGGAGATCGTCTGGGACCATCCCGTACGACGGATCCTGCGGGCGGACGAGTCGGTCGAGATCCTCGCGACAGGACGCCGACTGCGCGTCCGCGTCACTCCGGGGATGGTATGTGCGACCCATCGATGTGAGGTGGCTCTCGCGTGA
- a CDS encoding acyl-CoA carboxylase subunit beta, translated as MTVLDEAPGEPIDARGRTAELHEIRAQALAGPSEKATAAQHAKGKLTARERIELLLDPGTFREVEQLRRHRAVGFGLEAKKPYTDGVITGWGTVEGRTVFVYAHDFRIFGGALGEAHATKIHKIMDMAIAAGAPLVSLNDGAGARIQEGVSALAGYGGIFQRNTKASGVIPQISVMLGPCAGGAAYSPALTDFVFMVRETSQMFITGPDVVKAVTGEEITQNGLGGADVHAETSGVCHFAYDDEETCIAEVRYLLSLLPQNNRENPPRAESTDAPDRRSEVLLDLVPADGNRPYDMAKVIEEIVDDGEYLEVHERWARNIICALARLDGQVVGIVANQPQSLAGVLDIEASEKAARFVQMCDAFNIPIVTFLDVPGFLPGVDQEHGGIIRHGAKLLYAYCNATVPRISLILRKAYGGAYIVMDSQSIGADLTYAWPTNEIAVMGAEGAANVIFRRQIAEAEDPEVMRARMVKEYKSELMHPYYAAERGLVDDVIDPAETREVLVRSLAMLHTKHADLPSRKHGNPPQ; from the coding sequence ATGACCGTTTTGGATGAGGCACCGGGTGAGCCGATCGACGCCCGCGGGCGGACGGCCGAGCTGCACGAGATCCGTGCGCAGGCGCTGGCCGGCCCGAGCGAGAAGGCGACCGCGGCGCAGCACGCCAAGGGCAAGCTGACCGCCCGGGAGCGCATCGAGCTGCTCCTGGACCCGGGTACCTTCCGGGAGGTCGAGCAGCTGCGCCGGCACCGCGCGGTCGGATTCGGCCTGGAAGCCAAGAAGCCGTACACCGACGGTGTCATCACCGGCTGGGGCACGGTCGAGGGCCGCACGGTCTTCGTGTACGCCCACGACTTCCGGATCTTCGGCGGCGCGCTGGGCGAGGCCCACGCCACGAAGATCCACAAGATCATGGACATGGCCATCGCGGCCGGTGCGCCGCTGGTCTCCCTCAACGACGGCGCCGGCGCCCGTATCCAGGAGGGCGTCTCGGCGCTCGCCGGCTACGGCGGCATCTTCCAGCGCAACACCAAGGCGTCCGGCGTCATCCCGCAGATCTCGGTCATGCTCGGCCCCTGCGCGGGCGGCGCTGCGTACTCGCCGGCCCTCACGGACTTCGTGTTCATGGTCCGCGAGACCTCGCAGATGTTCATCACCGGCCCGGACGTGGTCAAGGCCGTGACGGGCGAGGAGATCACCCAGAACGGCCTGGGCGGCGCCGACGTGCACGCCGAGACCTCCGGCGTCTGCCACTTCGCTTACGACGACGAGGAGACGTGCATCGCGGAGGTCCGCTACCTCCTCTCGCTCCTCCCGCAGAACAACCGTGAGAACCCGCCCCGCGCGGAGTCCACGGACGCGCCCGACCGCCGCAGCGAGGTGCTCCTCGACCTGGTCCCGGCGGACGGCAACCGTCCCTACGACATGGCCAAGGTCATCGAGGAGATCGTCGACGACGGCGAGTACCTCGAGGTCCACGAGCGCTGGGCGCGCAACATCATCTGCGCCCTCGCCCGGCTCGACGGCCAGGTCGTCGGCATCGTGGCCAACCAGCCGCAGTCCCTCGCGGGTGTCCTCGACATCGAGGCGTCGGAAAAAGCTGCGCGCTTTGTCCAGATGTGTGACGCTTTTAACATTCCGATCGTCACCTTCCTGGACGTCCCCGGGTTCCTTCCCGGTGTCGACCAGGAGCACGGCGGCATCATCCGGCACGGCGCGAAGCTCCTCTACGCCTACTGCAACGCGACGGTGCCGCGGATCTCGCTCATCCTGCGCAAGGCGTACGGAGGTGCCTACATCGTCATGGACAGCCAGTCCATCGGTGCGGACCTCACCTATGCCTGGCCGACCAACGAGATCGCCGTGATGGGCGCGGAAGGCGCGGCCAACGTCATCTTCCGCCGGCAGATCGCCGAGGCCGAGGACCCCGAGGTCATGCGGGCGCGCATGGTCAAGGAGTACAAGTCCGAGCTCATGCACCCGTACTACGCGGCCGAGCGCGGCCTGGTGGACGACGTGATCGACCCCGCCGAGACCCGCGAAGTCCTGGTCCGCTCCCTGGCGATGCTGCACACCAAGCACGCCGACCTGCCGTCCCGCAAGCACGGCAACCCCCCGCAGTAA
- a CDS encoding GTP-binding protein gives MDFASSSGGPSRSTTSAKIVVAGGFGVGKTTFVGAVSEINPLRTEAVMTSASAGIDDLTHTGDKTTTTVAMDFGRITLDQDLILYLFGTPGQDRFWFMWDDLVRGAIGAIVLVDTRRLADCFPAVDYFENSGLPFVIALNGFDGNQPYNPDEVREALQIGPDTPIITTDARHRADAKSALITLVEHALMARLR, from the coding sequence GTGGACTTCGCAAGCTCTAGCGGCGGTCCTTCCCGCTCCACCACCTCCGCGAAGATTGTGGTGGCGGGCGGCTTCGGCGTGGGCAAGACCACGTTCGTCGGCGCCGTCTCGGAGATCAACCCGCTGCGCACAGAGGCCGTGATGACGTCAGCTTCGGCGGGCATCGACGACCTCACTCACACCGGGGACAAGACGACCACGACGGTCGCCATGGACTTCGGACGCATCACCCTGGACCAGGACCTGATCCTGTACCTCTTCGGTACGCCCGGTCAGGACCGCTTCTGGTTCATGTGGGACGACCTGGTACGCGGCGCCATCGGCGCGATCGTCCTGGTGGACACCCGACGTCTCGCCGACTGCTTCCCCGCGGTCGACTACTTCGAGAATTCGGGTCTCCCCTTCGTGATCGCCCTGAACGGCTTCGACGGCAACCAGCCGTACAACCCGGACGAGGTCCGTGAGGCCCTCCAGATCGGCCCCGACACCCCGATCATCACGACCGACGCCCGCCACCGCGCGGACGCGAAGTCGGCCCTGATCACCCTGGTCGAACACGCCTTGATGGCCCGCCTGCGCTAG
- a CDS encoding DUF742 domain-containing protein: MATPPDGSSSGNWSYGPAQGQNDGSQNRYNFPSQPSQRQPYAPQGPGPSPYDQPPAPRIQPVQPQRRAPEPAPAGASNNPLVRPYAMTGGRTRPRYQLAIEALVHTTAQPHQMQGQLPEHQRICNLCREIKSVAEVSALLTIPLGVARILVADLAEAGLVAIHQPGGDENAGGQPDVTLLERVLSGLRKL, translated from the coding sequence GTGGCAACACCCCCAGACGGTTCGTCATCGGGCAACTGGTCGTACGGCCCTGCCCAGGGCCAGAACGACGGTTCCCAGAACCGGTACAACTTCCCCTCCCAGCCGAGCCAGAGGCAGCCGTACGCGCCGCAGGGCCCCGGGCCCTCGCCGTACGACCAGCCCCCGGCACCGCGCATCCAGCCGGTGCAGCCGCAGCGACGCGCCCCTGAGCCGGCGCCCGCCGGGGCGTCGAACAACCCCCTGGTGCGCCCGTACGCCATGACCGGCGGCCGGACGCGCCCTCGCTACCAGCTCGCCATCGAGGCGCTGGTGCACACCACCGCGCAGCCGCATCAGATGCAGGGCCAGTTGCCCGAGCATCAGCGGATCTGCAACCTCTGCCGTGAGATCAAGTCGGTCGCCGAGGTCTCGGCCCTGCTGACGATCCCTCTCGGCGTGGCCAGGATCCTCGTCGCCGACTTGGCGGAGGCGGGACTGGTCGCGATCCATCAGCCCGGCGGCGACGAGAACGCCGGCGGCCAGCCAGACGTGACACTGCTCGAAAGGGTGCTCAGTGGACTTCGCAAGCTCTAG
- a CDS encoding Cmx/CmrA family chloramphenicol efflux MFS transporter: MPFALFLLGVAVFAQGTSEFMLSGLVPDIARDLGVSVPSAGALTSAFAVGMVAGAPLMAGLARRWSRRGALLGFLAVFLAGHVVGAVTDSFTVLVATRVVGALANAGFLAVALVTAVGMVGPEAGGRATSTLLGGVTLACVVGVPAGALLGQLWGWRAAFWAVALLSLPAVVAVARSVPAGAADSGRPSLRAELRSLRNPRLRVALLLGALVNAATFCTFTYLAPLVTQVTGLGSGWVPVVLALFGAGSFLGVAVGGRLADRRPGAVLTGGGGALCLGWAAFALAAGTPAVALGLILVQGALSFGVGSTLISQALRTASDAPTLSGGFATAAFNVGAALGPWLGGTAIGAGLGYRSPVWVSAALVAVALLTAGLAARRNRRAPGCRTRASWPA; this comes from the coding sequence ATGCCGTTCGCTCTCTTTCTGCTGGGCGTCGCCGTGTTCGCACAGGGGACGTCCGAATTCATGCTGTCCGGGCTCGTGCCGGACATCGCCCGGGACCTGGGGGTCTCCGTGCCCTCGGCCGGGGCGCTCACCTCGGCCTTCGCCGTGGGGATGGTGGCCGGGGCGCCGCTCATGGCCGGGCTCGCGCGACGCTGGTCGCGGCGGGGCGCGTTGCTGGGGTTCCTGGCGGTGTTCCTCGCCGGCCATGTCGTGGGGGCGGTGACCGACAGCTTCACGGTACTGGTCGCCACCCGTGTCGTCGGGGCGCTGGCCAACGCCGGGTTCCTGGCCGTCGCGCTCGTCACGGCCGTGGGGATGGTCGGGCCGGAGGCCGGGGGGCGGGCCACGTCCACCCTGCTCGGCGGGGTCACGCTGGCGTGTGTGGTGGGTGTCCCGGCAGGGGCGCTGCTCGGTCAACTCTGGGGCTGGCGCGCCGCGTTCTGGGCCGTCGCGTTGCTGTCGCTGCCCGCCGTGGTGGCCGTGGCCCGGTCCGTTCCCGCGGGCGCGGCCGACTCCGGGCGTCCCTCGCTGCGCGCCGAACTGCGGTCGCTGCGCAACCCACGGCTCCGCGTCGCCCTGCTCCTGGGCGCCCTCGTGAACGCGGCGACCTTCTGCACCTTCACCTATCTCGCGCCCCTGGTCACGCAGGTGACGGGGCTGGGAAGCGGGTGGGTGCCCGTCGTGCTCGCGCTGTTCGGCGCGGGGTCGTTCCTGGGGGTCGCCGTCGGCGGGCGCCTCGCCGACCGCCGCCCCGGGGCGGTTCTGACCGGCGGCGGTGGCGCCCTCTGCCTCGGATGGGCCGCGTTCGCACTCGCCGCCGGGACACCGGCCGTGGCACTCGGGCTCATCCTCGTGCAGGGCGCCCTGTCCTTCGGCGTCGGCTCCACGCTGATCTCGCAGGCGCTGCGTACCGCGTCCGACGCCCCCACCCTGTCCGGCGGCTTCGCGACGGCGGCCTTCAACGTCGGTGCGGCGCTGGGGCCTTGGCTCGGCGGTACGGCGATCGGGGCGGGCCTCGGGTACAGGTCGCCGGTGTGGGTCAGCGCCGCACTGGTCGCGGTGGCGCTGCTGACGGCCGGCCTGGCCGCACGGCGAAATCGGCGCGCGCCCGGATGCCGCACTCGGGCATCATGGCCGGCATGA
- a CDS encoding serine protease translates to MKKLLTALKRCAALGAAALAIVSLQPVSAAQAADSRVVGGTRATQGEFPFMVRLSMGCGGALYTQQIVLTAAHCVGATGANTSITATAGVVDLQSTSGRVQVRSTYVYRAPGYNGDGKDWALIKLAQPINLPTLKIATTTQYNTGTFTVAGWGAATEGGAQQRYMLKANVPFVSDAQCRSYSGYSGLIANEEICAGLPSGGVDTCQGDSGGPMFRRDASNAWIQVGIVSWGIGCARPNAPGVYTEVSTFASAIASAASSL, encoded by the coding sequence TTGAAGAAGCTCCTCACCGCGCTCAAGAGATGCGCGGCCCTCGGCGCCGCCGCTCTCGCGATCGTCAGCCTTCAGCCCGTCTCGGCCGCGCAGGCCGCCGACTCCCGTGTCGTCGGCGGAACCCGTGCCACGCAGGGCGAGTTCCCGTTCATGGTCCGGCTCTCCATGGGCTGTGGCGGCGCGCTCTACACCCAGCAGATCGTGCTCACCGCCGCGCACTGCGTGGGCGCGACCGGCGCCAACACCTCCATCACCGCCACCGCGGGCGTCGTGGACCTCCAGTCCACCAGCGGCCGGGTGCAGGTCCGCTCCACGTACGTGTACCGGGCCCCCGGCTACAACGGCGACGGCAAGGACTGGGCGCTGATCAAGCTCGCCCAGCCGATCAACCTGCCGACGCTGAAGATCGCCACGACCACGCAGTACAACACCGGCACCTTCACCGTCGCCGGCTGGGGCGCGGCCACCGAGGGCGGTGCCCAGCAGCGCTACATGCTCAAGGCCAACGTGCCGTTCGTCAGCGACGCCCAGTGCCGCTCCTACAGCGGCTACAGCGGCCTCATCGCGAACGAGGAGATCTGTGCCGGTCTGCCCTCGGGCGGCGTCGACACCTGTCAGGGCGACTCCGGCGGCCCGATGTTCCGCCGCGACGCGAGCAACGCCTGGATCCAGGTCGGCATCGTCAGCTGGGGCATAGGCTGCGCCCGCCCCAACGCCCCCGGCGTCTACACGGAGGTCTCCACCTTCGCCTCCGCCATCGCCTCGGCGGCGTCCTCGCTCTGA
- a CDS encoding YceI family protein, with translation MGIFNRKDTADTATATAAAVVSPDLAALTGEYTIDPAHSTIGFVARHAMVTNVKGKFLDFSGSLHLDGSDPSASTASLDIKMDSIDTGSADRDGHLKSADFFKIEEFPTMTFRSTKAEALGGDDYRITGDLEILGTTKSITIDLEFNGAAKDPFGNERVGFEGKAEILRSEWGLTWNAALETGGVLVSDKIKLNFDISAIRNA, from the coding sequence ATGGGCATCTTCAACCGCAAGGACACCGCCGACACCGCCACCGCGACCGCTGCCGCCGTCGTCAGCCCCGACCTGGCCGCGCTGACCGGTGAGTACACGATCGACCCGGCGCACTCCACGATCGGCTTCGTCGCGCGGCACGCCATGGTCACCAACGTCAAGGGCAAATTCCTCGACTTCAGCGGCTCGCTGCACCTGGACGGCAGCGACCCCTCGGCGTCGACCGCGTCCCTCGACATCAAGATGGACAGCATCGACACCGGTTCCGCGGACCGTGACGGCCACCTCAAGAGCGCGGACTTCTTCAAGATCGAGGAGTTCCCGACGATGACCTTCCGCTCCACCAAGGCGGAGGCCCTCGGCGGTGACGACTACCGCATCACCGGCGACCTGGAGATCCTCGGCACCACCAAGTCGATCACCATCGACCTCGAGTTCAACGGCGCCGCGAAGGACCCGTTCGGCAACGAGCGCGTCGGCTTCGAGGGCAAGGCGGAGATCCTGCGCTCCGAGTGGGGCCTGACCTGGAACGCCGCGCTGGAGACGGGCGGCGTGCTGGTCTCCGACAAGATCAAGCTGAACTTCGACATCTCGGCGATCCGGAACGCGTGA
- a CDS encoding YdeI/OmpD-associated family protein, whose amino-acid sequence MTPSDGIQPLAFESAEALDTWLAGHPAPHPGLWIKVAKKDSGIPSVTAAEVNDVALCHGWITGQRKGLDGSAYLQRITPRRPGSVWSMVNVRRVAELVAEGRMRPAGLAEVAAAKADGRWAGAYESQAVAEVPPELAAALAENPSAGAAFEKLGRSERYQVMLGLLQARTERGRAARVAAIVRDMAKRR is encoded by the coding sequence ATGACCCCCTCCGACGGCATCCAGCCCCTCGCCTTCGAGTCCGCAGAGGCCCTCGACACCTGGCTGGCCGGCCACCCCGCCCCGCACCCCGGCCTCTGGATCAAGGTTGCCAAGAAGGACTCGGGGATCCCGTCCGTCACCGCCGCCGAGGTGAACGACGTGGCCCTGTGCCACGGCTGGATCACGGGGCAGCGCAAGGGGCTCGACGGCTCGGCCTACCTCCAGCGGATCACTCCGCGCCGGCCCGGCAGCGTCTGGTCGATGGTCAATGTGCGGCGGGTGGCGGAACTCGTGGCCGAGGGCCGGATGCGTCCGGCGGGCCTCGCCGAGGTGGCGGCGGCGAAGGCGGACGGCCGATGGGCGGGGGCGTACGAGTCGCAGGCCGTGGCGGAGGTCCCGCCCGAGCTCGCGGCGGCGCTGGCGGAGAACCCCAGTGCCGGGGCGGCCTTCGAGAAGCTGGGCAGGTCCGAGCGCTACCAGGTCATGCTCGGCCTTCTGCAGGCCCGGACCGAACGCGGCCGGGCGGCCCGGGTCGCCGCGATCGTGCGGGACATGGCGAAGCGCCGGTGA
- a CDS encoding DMT family transporter, whose amino-acid sequence MNALLSIAFVLCWSSGFIGAKLGAGSAAAVTVLMWRFLPLAVILLVVAATLGRASWRGLAARDVVRQAAIGVLSQSGYLLTVYYAIQLGVSSGTTALIDGVQPLVAGALAGPLLGQYVSRRQWLGLCLGVAGVALVTTADAMAANGVAAWAYLVPFLGMLSLVAATFLESRSRTRVAPGVALTVHCATSAVLFTVFAVAAGAAAPPAEAGFWAAVVWLVVLSTFGGYGLYWLILRRSGVTKVNALMFLMAPVTAVWGAVMFGEAFGVQTGLGLGVGLAAVAVVQRDGRGGRSRKTGRSPLPDPHSLPACPAPKPQDSGHRLSGGCS is encoded by the coding sequence GTGAACGCCCTGCTCTCGATCGCGTTCGTCCTGTGCTGGAGCTCCGGGTTCATCGGGGCGAAACTCGGGGCGGGCAGCGCCGCCGCGGTCACGGTCCTGATGTGGCGGTTCCTGCCGCTCGCCGTGATCCTGCTCGTCGTCGCCGCCACCCTGGGGCGCGCGTCCTGGCGGGGGCTCGCCGCGCGGGACGTCGTACGGCAGGCCGCGATCGGTGTGCTGTCGCAGAGCGGCTATCTGCTCACCGTCTACTACGCCATCCAGCTCGGCGTCTCCAGCGGCACCACGGCCCTCATCGACGGCGTCCAGCCGCTGGTCGCCGGGGCACTGGCCGGGCCGCTGCTGGGGCAGTACGTCTCACGCAGGCAGTGGCTCGGCCTGTGCCTGGGGGTGGCCGGCGTCGCCCTCGTCACCACGGCCGACGCCATGGCCGCGAACGGTGTCGCCGCTTGGGCCTATCTCGTCCCGTTCCTCGGCATGCTCTCGCTGGTGGCGGCCACCTTCCTGGAGAGCCGCTCGCGCACCCGGGTCGCGCCCGGGGTGGCGCTGACCGTGCACTGCGCCACCAGTGCCGTGCTGTTCACGGTGTTCGCCGTGGCGGCGGGAGCGGCGGCACCGCCCGCCGAGGCCGGGTTCTGGGCGGCGGTCGTCTGGCTCGTGGTGCTGTCCACCTTCGGCGGGTACGGGCTGTACTGGCTCATCCTGCGCCGCTCCGGGGTGACCAAGGTCAACGCGCTCATGTTCCTCATGGCTCCGGTCACGGCGGTGTGGGGTGCGGTGATGTTCGGTGAGGCGTTCGGTGTGCAGACCGGCCTCGGCCTGGGCGTCGGCCTCGCGGCGGTCGCCGTGGTGCAGCGCGACGGCCGCGGCGGTCGCTCGCGGAAAACCGGTCGCTCCCCGCTTCCGGATCCGCATAGCCTGCCCGCGTGTCCAGCCCCGAAGCCTCAAGACTCCGGCCACCGGCTCTCCGGTGGCTGCTCGTGA
- a CDS encoding acyl-CoA carboxylase subunit epsilon: MNLPDIRVEKGHAEPEEVAAITAILLARAAARPTAAPTHRGRPKAGWRRLEREPGFRAPHSWR; this comes from the coding sequence ATGAACCTCCCTGATATCCGCGTCGAGAAGGGCCACGCCGAGCCCGAGGAAGTCGCCGCCATCACGGCGATCCTCCTGGCCCGCGCCGCCGCCCGGCCCACCGCCGCGCCGACCCACCGAGGCCGCCCGAAGGCGGGCTGGCGCCGCCTGGAACGCGAGCCGGGCTTCCGCGCCCCGCACAGCTGGCGCTGA
- a CDS encoding TetR/AcrR family transcriptional regulator: MGIAEQPQRVTMTRAARRVLEAAERLFYERGIHAVGVDLIAAEAGVTKKTLYDRFGSKERIVVEYLAGRDERWRAFLAQYLDAARATPRARVLAVFDASRAWSASFGAKGCSMVNAHAEISDPSHPAFPVIAGQKEWMLALFTGLARDIAPDDAERLGRTLMLLHEGALVAHGLNVFPDPVAHARDEAAALLDTVTAKA; the protein is encoded by the coding sequence ATGGGCATCGCAGAGCAGCCGCAGCGCGTGACGATGACGCGTGCCGCGCGGCGCGTCCTGGAGGCCGCCGAGCGGCTGTTCTACGAGCGCGGCATCCACGCCGTCGGCGTGGACCTCATCGCCGCGGAGGCGGGGGTGACCAAGAAGACCCTCTACGACCGCTTCGGCTCCAAGGAGCGGATCGTCGTGGAGTACCTGGCCGGCCGGGACGAGCGCTGGCGGGCCTTCCTCGCCCAGTACCTCGACGCGGCGCGCGCGACGCCCCGGGCGCGTGTCCTGGCGGTGTTCGACGCCTCGCGCGCATGGTCGGCGAGCTTCGGCGCCAAGGGGTGCAGCATGGTCAACGCGCACGCCGAGATCAGCGACCCGTCCCATCCGGCGTTCCCGGTCATCGCCGGGCAGAAGGAGTGGATGCTCGCGCTGTTCACCGGCCTGGCCCGGGACATCGCCCCGGACGACGCCGAGCGTCTGGGCCGGACGCTGATGCTGCTGCACGAGGGAGCCCTCGTGGCCCACGGCCTGAACGTGTTCCCGGATCCCGTGGCACACGCCCGCGACGAGGCGGCGGCCCTGCTCGACACCGTGACGGCCAAAGCCTGA
- a CDS encoding roadblock/LC7 domain-containing protein has translation MSQAAQNLNWLITNFVDNTPGVSHTVVVSADGLLLAMSEGFPRDRADQLAAVASGLTSLTAGASRIFEGGSVNQTVVEMERGFLFLMSISDGSSLAVLAHPEADIGLIGYEMALLVDRAGTVLTPDLRAELQGSLLN, from the coding sequence ATGAGCCAGGCGGCACAGAACCTGAACTGGTTGATCACCAACTTCGTGGACAACACCCCCGGGGTGTCGCACACGGTGGTGGTCTCCGCCGACGGACTCCTTCTGGCGATGTCCGAAGGCTTTCCGCGCGACCGCGCCGACCAGCTCGCGGCCGTCGCCTCCGGTCTGACGTCTCTGACGGCAGGCGCCTCCCGCATCTTCGAGGGCGGCAGCGTGAACCAGACGGTTGTGGAGATGGAGCGGGGATTCCTCTTCCTGATGTCCATCTCCGACGGTTCCTCCCTCGCCGTGCTCGCACATCCCGAGGCGGACATCGGCCTCATTGGGTACGAGATGGCGCTTCTGGTCGACCGTGCCGGTACGGTCCTGACGCCGGATCTGCGTGCGGAGCTCCAAGGGAGCCTGCTCAACTAA